Proteins co-encoded in one Kutzneria chonburiensis genomic window:
- a CDS encoding PAS domain-containing protein, with the protein MHEVLRATAGSQVFAVTTAPYLLLDCELKIQAANPAYLRATARHPDELVDTLLFDAFPDNPNDPAADGVRRLNASLERVLRHGVPHDMGVQRYDIPDPAEPAGFRVKVWCPVNSPLLDDDGRVVGLLHHVEDVTAVHEILDHAGSLRRPGAIVRHAMLAAGRYKRAVAQSSAAQSRRDQLWHRLLHAGREGRCIDALCAAAVDELPGIDGAAITLYSGGSVQCLLTASDRWARRVQELQVIIGRVPALQAFMTGEPVLLPDLGRAADRWPSYTETAQGMGVASVFAYPLRTATFTAGTLTLYRRSPGGPPRDAEAFADIATVLVLADTDDDVIDQLAAAGDEDDVNLAVGFLAAARGIPIHDAKALLKTVARQSRRRPVDIARDVLARRPGVFT; encoded by the coding sequence ATGCACGAGGTGCTGAGAGCTACGGCCGGCAGTCAGGTGTTCGCGGTGACCACCGCGCCCTACCTCCTGCTGGACTGCGAGCTGAAGATCCAGGCGGCGAATCCGGCCTATCTGCGCGCGACGGCCCGGCATCCGGACGAGCTGGTGGACACGTTGCTGTTCGACGCGTTTCCGGACAACCCGAACGACCCGGCGGCGGACGGGGTGCGCCGGCTGAACGCCTCCCTGGAGCGGGTGCTGCGCCACGGCGTGCCGCACGACATGGGCGTGCAGCGCTATGACATCCCCGACCCGGCCGAGCCGGCGGGCTTCCGGGTGAAGGTGTGGTGCCCGGTGAACTCCCCGCTGCTGGACGACGACGGCCGGGTGGTCGGGCTGTTGCACCATGTGGAGGACGTCACCGCGGTGCACGAGATCCTCGACCACGCCGGCAGTTTGCGGCGGCCGGGGGCGATCGTGCGGCACGCGATGCTGGCGGCTGGCCGGTACAAGCGGGCGGTCGCGCAGTCCAGTGCCGCCCAGTCGAGGCGTGATCAACTCTGGCACCGTCTGCTGCACGCCGGCCGGGAGGGCCGGTGCATCGACGCGCTGTGCGCGGCGGCCGTCGACGAGCTGCCCGGCATCGACGGCGCCGCGATCACGTTGTACAGCGGGGGATCGGTGCAGTGCCTGCTCACGGCCAGCGACCGCTGGGCCCGTCGGGTGCAGGAACTTCAGGTGATCATTGGACGGGTGCCGGCGTTGCAGGCGTTCATGACCGGCGAGCCGGTGTTGCTGCCGGACCTCGGCCGCGCGGCCGACCGCTGGCCGTCGTACACGGAGACGGCCCAAGGCATGGGCGTGGCCAGCGTGTTCGCGTATCCCTTGCGCACAGCCACATTCACCGCCGGCACACTGACGCTCTACCGCCGCAGCCCCGGCGGCCCGCCGCGCGACGCGGAGGCGTTCGCCGACATCGCGACCGTGCTGGTGCTGGCCGACACCGACGACGACGTGATCGATCAGCTCGCCGCCGCCGGCGACGAGGACGACGTCAACCTGGCGGTCGGATTCCTCGCCGCGGCACGGGGAATCCCCATCCACGACGCCAAGGCACTGCTGAAGACGGTGGCCCGGCAGTCCCGCCGCCGGCCGGTCGACATCGCCCGTGACGTACTCGCGCGGCGGCCAGGCGTGTTCACCTAG
- a CDS encoding ricin-type beta-trefoil lectin domain protein: MRTRLRTAVLAGIVAAGTVAVPATAQAIAGGDPVAAGADRYVAKISLATAACTGVLVAPQWVATAASCFPAADIAQGKPGSATTVVVGQPDLTSANHLIGVTALVGRPDRNLVLAKLTYAVNDVTPLPLGTAAPTAADTVRIDGFGRTASEWVPNRLSTTPQTIGAVTATTMALSGAHDPCKGDAGGPVLRSVGGRTELAGLITASWGHGCLSETETRSGSVAVRTDDIAGWITQQTAPTALRFVNRNSQRCLAVQGANNVNDAPAFQFDCPSAYDDQAWQLQTTAGGTMIKNAYTGRCLIVHGGGGPQVVQFDCLPQFGDQFWDIVPLLNGVQVRNKATNLCLSIGDVPNGTPATTAACDATHAEQTWDEKAVPDQLRVVNRASKQCLAVHADNNVNDAPAFQFDCAPRYADQVWELDPAGDSGYLVRNHATKRCLIVHGGGGDQAVQFDCLPQFGDQFWDTITVGDAVQLRNKVTGRCLGIASGLAVQAPCNVTNADQVWEISPF, translated from the coding sequence ATGCGCACGAGACTGAGAACGGCGGTGCTCGCCGGCATCGTGGCGGCCGGCACGGTGGCGGTGCCGGCGACCGCGCAGGCGATCGCCGGCGGCGATCCGGTGGCCGCCGGGGCCGATCGCTACGTGGCGAAGATCAGCCTGGCCACGGCGGCGTGCACCGGTGTGCTGGTGGCCCCGCAGTGGGTGGCGACCGCCGCGTCGTGCTTCCCGGCGGCCGACATCGCGCAGGGCAAGCCCGGCTCCGCGACAACAGTTGTTGTCGGGCAGCCCGATCTGACGTCGGCCAACCACCTGATCGGTGTGACCGCCCTGGTCGGCCGGCCGGACCGGAACCTGGTGCTGGCCAAGCTGACCTATGCCGTCAACGACGTGACGCCGCTGCCGCTGGGCACGGCCGCGCCGACCGCCGCCGACACTGTCCGGATCGACGGCTTCGGGCGCACGGCTTCGGAGTGGGTGCCCAACCGGCTGTCCACCACGCCGCAGACCATCGGCGCCGTCACCGCGACGACGATGGCGCTGTCCGGCGCTCACGACCCGTGCAAGGGCGACGCGGGCGGGCCGGTGCTGCGGAGCGTCGGTGGGCGGACCGAGCTGGCCGGCCTGATCACCGCTTCGTGGGGGCATGGCTGTTTGAGCGAGACGGAGACGCGGTCCGGCTCGGTGGCGGTGCGGACGGACGACATTGCCGGGTGGATCACCCAGCAGACCGCTCCGACGGCGCTGCGTTTCGTGAACCGGAACTCGCAGCGCTGCCTGGCGGTACAGGGCGCGAACAACGTCAACGACGCCCCGGCCTTCCAGTTCGACTGCCCGTCGGCGTACGACGACCAGGCCTGGCAGCTCCAGACGACGGCCGGCGGCACAATGATCAAGAACGCGTACACCGGGCGTTGTCTGATCGTGCACGGGGGTGGGGGCCCGCAGGTCGTGCAGTTCGACTGCCTGCCGCAGTTCGGCGACCAGTTCTGGGACATCGTGCCGCTGCTCAACGGCGTGCAGGTCCGCAACAAGGCGACCAACCTGTGCCTCTCGATCGGTGACGTGCCGAACGGGACACCGGCTACGACGGCTGCCTGCGACGCCACGCACGCCGAGCAGACGTGGGACGAGAAGGCGGTGCCCGACCAGTTGCGGGTGGTGAACCGGGCGTCGAAGCAGTGCCTGGCCGTGCACGCCGACAACAACGTCAACGACGCGCCGGCGTTCCAGTTCGACTGCGCGCCGCGCTACGCCGACCAGGTGTGGGAGCTGGACCCGGCCGGTGACAGCGGCTATCTGGTGCGCAACCACGCCACGAAGCGATGCCTCATCGTGCACGGGGGTGGGGGCGACCAGGCCGTGCAGTTCGACTGCCTGCCGCAGTTCGGGGACCAGTTCTGGGACACGATCACCGTCGGTGACGCCGTTCAGCTGCGCAACAAGGTGACTGGGCGGTGTTTGGGCATTGCCAGCGGGCTTGCGGTGCAGGCTCCGTGCAATGTGACCAACGCTGACCAGGTGTGGGAGATCAGTCCGTTCTGA
- a CDS encoding LLM class F420-dependent oxidoreductase, with the protein MDLRIFTEPQQGATYADLLRVAKSAEASGFDGFFRSDHYLTMAGDGQPGPTDAWTTLSALAVQTERIRLGTLVTSGTFRLPGPLAIAVAQADQMSGGRVELGLGAGWFEAEHTAYGIPFPPLGERFERLTEQLEIITGLWSTPSGQTFSFAGKHYTVADSPALPKPVAPIPVIVGGTGPRRTPALAARFATEFNVPFSPVDRAATQFDRVAQACVDAGRDPSEIVRSCAHTLVLGDTEAEVAQRAAELGLRTADPKDNPLAGSPAQIVDQLGRWRERTGITRVYVQLLDIVDLDQLDLVASKIAPQL; encoded by the coding sequence ATGGATCTGAGGATCTTCACCGAACCCCAGCAGGGCGCCACCTACGCCGACCTGCTGCGCGTGGCCAAATCCGCCGAGGCCTCGGGATTCGACGGCTTCTTCCGCTCCGACCACTACCTGACCATGGCCGGCGACGGCCAGCCAGGGCCGACCGACGCCTGGACAACGCTTTCCGCGCTGGCCGTGCAGACCGAGCGCATCCGCCTCGGCACGCTGGTCACCTCCGGCACCTTCCGCCTACCCGGCCCGCTGGCGATCGCCGTCGCCCAGGCCGACCAGATGTCCGGCGGCCGCGTCGAGCTCGGCCTCGGCGCCGGCTGGTTCGAGGCCGAGCACACCGCGTACGGCATCCCGTTCCCGCCGCTGGGCGAGCGCTTCGAGCGCCTCACCGAGCAGCTGGAGATCATCACCGGGCTGTGGTCGACGCCGTCCGGCCAGACCTTTTCCTTCGCCGGCAAGCACTACACCGTCGCCGACTCCCCTGCCCTGCCCAAGCCCGTCGCCCCGATCCCGGTGATCGTCGGCGGCACCGGCCCGCGCCGCACGCCCGCGCTGGCCGCCCGCTTCGCCACCGAGTTCAACGTGCCGTTCTCCCCCGTCGACCGGGCCGCCACCCAGTTCGACCGGGTGGCCCAGGCCTGCGTCGACGCCGGCCGCGACCCGTCGGAGATCGTCCGCTCCTGCGCCCACACCTTGGTCCTCGGCGACACCGAGGCCGAAGTCGCGCAGCGCGCGGCCGAACTGGGCCTGCGCACGGCCGATCCCAAGGACAATCCGCTGGCCGGGTCGCCGGCGCAGATCGTCGACCAGCTCGGCCGATGGCGCGAGCGCACCGGCATCACCCGGGTTTACGTGCAGCTGCTGGACATCGTCGACCTCGACCAGCTGGACCTGGTGGCGTCGAAGATCGCTCCCCAGCTCTAG
- a CDS encoding alpha/beta fold hydrolase: MNEHTIKAGGHEIFVAETGTGPAVVLLHDGGPGASGVPTYRANIDALAKQYRVIVPDLPGYGRSSKTIDQSDPFGSLADGVRGVLDALDIESATLVGNSYGGSAALRLALDTPRRVDNLVLMGPGGIGTTKSLPTKGLQHLLGYYPKPSREKLATFIRSYLVFDGSSISDSMIDERYRASLDPEVIANPPLRRPSGLKPLLRMDLTRDRRLRRLDVPTLVLWGTKDKVNRPSGGVALVRVMPNCDLVLFANTGHWVQWEQATRFNQLIADFVGGHRG; this comes from the coding sequence ATGAACGAGCACACCATCAAGGCCGGCGGGCACGAGATCTTCGTGGCCGAGACCGGTACCGGCCCGGCGGTCGTGCTGTTGCACGACGGCGGGCCGGGCGCCTCCGGCGTGCCCACCTACCGGGCCAACATCGACGCCTTGGCCAAGCAGTACCGGGTGATCGTGCCGGATCTGCCCGGTTACGGGCGGTCCAGCAAGACCATCGACCAGTCGGACCCGTTCGGCTCGCTGGCCGACGGCGTCCGTGGCGTGCTGGACGCGTTGGACATCGAGTCGGCCACGCTCGTCGGCAACTCCTACGGCGGCTCGGCCGCGCTGCGGCTGGCCCTGGACACACCCCGTCGTGTGGACAACCTTGTGCTGATGGGCCCGGGTGGTATCGGCACCACCAAGTCGCTGCCCACCAAGGGTTTGCAGCATCTCCTGGGCTACTATCCGAAGCCCAGCCGGGAGAAGCTGGCCACGTTCATCCGTTCGTACCTGGTGTTCGACGGATCGTCCATTTCGGACAGTATGATCGACGAGCGCTATCGGGCCAGCCTCGACCCCGAGGTGATCGCCAACCCGCCACTGCGCCGTCCGTCCGGACTGAAACCGTTGCTGCGCATGGATCTCACCCGTGATCGTCGGCTGCGTCGCCTGGACGTGCCGACGCTTGTCCTGTGGGGCACCAAGGACAAGGTGAACCGCCCGTCCGGCGGCGTGGCGCTGGTCCGCGTGATGCCCAACTGCGATCTCGTGCTGTTCGCCAACACCGGGCACTGGGTGCAGTGGGAGCAGGCCACCCGGTTCAACCAGTTGATCGCCGACTTCGTGGGAGGACACCGTGGTTGA
- a CDS encoding 3-hydroxyanthranilate 3,4-dioxygenase, giving the protein MTALNPAFNFVKWVEENQHLLKPPVNNKQMWAAQGDFIVQVVGSPNERTDFHVDPYEEWFYQFRGDMHINLQTSEGIVTQHVREGEMWLLPRNTPHSPQRPNPGSVGVVIERIREEGTLEKFQWYCLNCNHLVHEVELQVRDIVVDLPPVFEEFYADESVRKCVNCGSAHPGRSAR; this is encoded by the coding sequence ATGACCGCACTGAACCCCGCCTTCAACTTCGTGAAGTGGGTCGAGGAGAACCAGCATCTGCTCAAGCCGCCGGTCAACAACAAGCAGATGTGGGCGGCCCAGGGCGACTTCATCGTGCAGGTGGTCGGCAGTCCCAACGAGCGCACCGATTTCCACGTGGACCCGTACGAGGAGTGGTTCTACCAGTTCCGCGGCGACATGCACATCAACTTGCAGACCTCTGAGGGCATCGTCACGCAGCACGTCCGCGAGGGCGAGATGTGGCTGCTGCCCCGCAACACCCCGCATTCGCCGCAGCGCCCCAATCCCGGCTCCGTCGGCGTGGTGATCGAGCGCATCCGCGAGGAGGGCACCCTGGAGAAGTTCCAGTGGTACTGCCTGAACTGCAACCATCTCGTGCACGAGGTCGAGCTCCAGGTCCGGGACATCGTCGTCGACCTGCCGCCCGTGTTCGAGGAGTTCTACGCCGACGAGTCCGTCCGCAAGTGCGTCAACTGCGGCTCCGCACACCCGGGCAGGTCGGCCCGATGA
- a CDS encoding VOC family protein encodes MVDVFGTVHLGYIVIETSRFADWRRFGVDAIGMHLDTLDHGTMRFRLDDRQCRFLVKLGPAEDATALGWHIDDHETFDRILARVVDRGVPVTEGTPDEAAQRGVERLWRFPGPKGLAQEIFTTPIVDPLPVTGFVTGEGGLGHVAITTTEPHQLRGYYNTVFDARLSDYVDETISGVRLKIRFLRVNSRHHSVAVAATRGLRIDPIRTRIQHLNIQVAELDDMLAAYQRVRALGFGMALSVGQHTNDRELSFYARTPSGFEWEVGWNPISVDESTWEPTTHQSISIWGHTPVGQTVIDRLTQFCLATKSLRNREIAVPALSGVGIPDD; translated from the coding sequence GTGGTTGACGTCTTCGGCACCGTGCACCTGGGGTACATCGTCATCGAGACCAGCCGCTTCGCCGACTGGCGACGGTTCGGCGTGGACGCCATCGGCATGCACCTCGACACCCTCGACCATGGCACGATGCGTTTTCGCCTGGACGACCGGCAGTGCCGATTCCTGGTGAAGCTCGGGCCCGCCGAGGATGCGACCGCGTTGGGCTGGCACATCGACGACCACGAGACCTTCGACCGCATCCTGGCCCGGGTCGTCGACCGTGGCGTGCCGGTCACCGAGGGCACCCCGGACGAGGCCGCGCAGCGGGGCGTCGAGCGGCTTTGGCGGTTCCCCGGCCCGAAGGGCCTTGCCCAGGAGATCTTCACCACGCCCATCGTGGATCCTTTGCCGGTCACGGGTTTTGTCACCGGCGAGGGCGGGCTCGGCCACGTCGCCATCACCACCACCGAGCCGCACCAGCTGCGCGGCTACTACAACACCGTCTTCGACGCCCGGCTCTCCGACTACGTCGACGAGACCATCAGCGGCGTCCGCCTCAAGATCCGGTTCCTTCGGGTCAACAGCCGGCACCACTCCGTCGCCGTCGCCGCGACTCGAGGTCTACGGATCGACCCCATTCGCACCCGTATCCAGCACCTCAACATCCAGGTCGCCGAGTTGGACGACATGCTCGCCGCCTACCAGCGGGTGCGCGCACTCGGCTTCGGCATGGCGCTGTCCGTCGGCCAGCACACCAACGACCGCGAGCTGTCGTTCTATGCCCGCACCCCGTCCGGCTTCGAGTGGGAAGTCGGTTGGAACCCGATCTCCGTCGACGAGTCCACCTGGGAGCCGACCACCCATCAGAGCATCAGCATCTGGGGTCACACCCCGGTCGGGCAGACCGTCATCGACCGGTTGACCCAGTTCTGCCTCGCCACAAAGTCTCTGCGCAACAGGGAGATCGCTGTCCCCGCCCTCAGCGGCGTCGGCATCCCCGACGACTGA
- a CDS encoding bifunctional 3-(3-hydroxy-phenyl)propionate/3-hydroxycinnamic acid hydroxylase, with translation MSHYDVAVVGYGPTGVTAANLLGAAGLTVLVVERDAEVYARARAISTDEEVLRVWQSVGLADELVRDMISDCPISFVDHDGRSFFDAAFTPRGHGYPPQLFFHQPVLEATLRQGVKRFPNVDVRLDAECLGISQDSAGVEIRLPGETVRAKYVIAADGGSSPIRTRLGVSFDGRTHEDRWVVIDAEVKREWPGRDRMRFHCDPRRPAVDIPSPHDHHRWEFPALPGEDPEQLAADVWPLLGRYGITDEHVEVLRAVVYSHHVRVAARWRIGRVFLAGDAAHAMPPWIGQGMAAGVRDVANLCWKLAGVISGELADSVLDSYEAERKPHVRATMRRAVFAGRLITERRPAVTRARNALLRRFGGNPWLLRLMTRQSWVPEPRYAQGFFTGGPGTGRKIPQPWVLDSTGARRRLDDLTPGWATLSRHEQPGAITVLPPGSTPRSGCVVDIAGALVAWLAQHKVDAITVRPDGFVHSSRKRKA, from the coding sequence GTGTCCCACTACGACGTCGCCGTCGTCGGGTACGGCCCGACCGGCGTCACCGCGGCCAACCTGCTCGGCGCCGCCGGCCTGACCGTGCTGGTCGTCGAGCGGGACGCCGAGGTGTACGCCCGGGCGAGGGCGATCTCCACCGACGAGGAGGTGCTGCGCGTCTGGCAGTCGGTCGGCCTGGCCGACGAGCTGGTCCGCGACATGATCAGCGACTGCCCGATCAGCTTCGTCGACCACGACGGCCGGTCCTTCTTCGACGCCGCCTTCACGCCGCGTGGCCACGGCTACCCGCCGCAGCTGTTCTTCCACCAGCCGGTGCTGGAGGCCACGCTGCGCCAGGGCGTCAAGCGGTTCCCGAACGTGGACGTGCGCCTCGACGCGGAATGCCTTGGCATCTCACAGGATTCCGCCGGTGTGGAGATCCGGCTGCCCGGGGAGACAGTCCGGGCGAAGTACGTCATCGCCGCCGATGGCGGGTCCAGCCCGATCCGCACGCGCCTGGGCGTGAGCTTCGACGGCCGGACCCACGAGGACCGCTGGGTGGTCATCGACGCCGAGGTCAAGCGCGAGTGGCCGGGCCGTGATCGGATGCGGTTCCACTGTGACCCGCGGCGGCCGGCGGTCGACATCCCGTCCCCGCACGACCATCACCGCTGGGAGTTCCCGGCGCTGCCGGGGGAGGATCCGGAGCAGCTCGCCGCCGACGTCTGGCCGCTGCTCGGCCGGTACGGCATCACCGATGAGCACGTGGAGGTGCTGCGGGCGGTGGTCTACAGCCACCATGTGCGGGTCGCCGCGCGCTGGCGGATCGGCCGGGTGTTCCTGGCCGGCGATGCCGCGCACGCGATGCCGCCGTGGATCGGCCAGGGCATGGCCGCCGGCGTGCGGGATGTGGCCAACCTGTGCTGGAAGCTGGCCGGGGTGATCAGCGGCGAGCTGGCCGACAGCGTGCTCGATTCGTACGAGGCCGAGCGCAAACCCCATGTCCGGGCGACCATGCGCCGGGCCGTGTTCGCCGGCCGGCTGATCACCGAGCGCCGGCCGGCGGTCACCAGGGCCCGCAACGCCCTGCTCAGGCGGTTCGGCGGCAATCCGTGGTTGCTGCGGCTGATGACGCGGCAGAGCTGGGTCCCTGAACCCCGTTATGCACAAGGGTTTTTCACCGGCGGCCCCGGTACCGGGCGGAAGATCCCGCAGCCTTGGGTGCTCGACTCCACCGGCGCTCGCCGCCGGCTCGACGACCTGACTCCCGGCTGGGCCACGCTCAGCCGGCATGAGCAACCCGGCGCGATCACCGTGCTGCCGCCCGGTTCCACACCGCGATCAGGGTGTGTCGTCGACATCGCCGGCGCGCTCGTCGCCTGGCTCGCTCAGCACAAGGTCGACGCGATCACCGTGCGGCCGGACGGTTTTGTCCACTCCAGCAGGAAGCGGAAGGCATGA
- a CDS encoding amidohydrolase family protein — protein sequence MSLIDVHTHYVPAQWPALGWDDAPWLRVDSAREAVIMVGSTEFRRIQSNSWNHAERLAHMDSDGVDTQVVSPTPVFFGYDRSAREGARIAEVFNDAALEITAPSGGRLIPFCQVPLQDPDLACRELDRCLDNGHRGVEIGNHVGDRDLDDPGIVQFLQHCADRGAPVFVHPWGMPASPRLNRWMARWITGMPAETHLSLVAMVLGGVFDRVSDNLRICFAHGGGSFAFWLGRFENAWHQRHDLLGTSEKPPSAYVGRFSVDSVVFEPAALRLLVDTLGVDNVMVGSDYPYPLGERPVGQVVRSSDFLTPSDREKIMSGNAERFLSLPVAAQ from the coding sequence ATGAGCCTCATCGACGTGCACACCCACTACGTGCCGGCTCAGTGGCCCGCGCTGGGGTGGGACGACGCCCCGTGGCTGCGGGTGGACAGCGCCCGCGAGGCCGTGATCATGGTCGGTTCCACCGAGTTCCGGCGGATTCAGTCGAACTCATGGAACCACGCGGAACGCTTGGCCCACATGGACTCCGACGGCGTGGACACCCAGGTCGTCTCCCCCACCCCCGTGTTCTTCGGCTACGACCGGTCGGCGCGGGAGGGTGCTCGCATCGCCGAGGTGTTCAACGACGCCGCGTTGGAGATCACCGCCCCGTCCGGCGGACGGTTGATCCCGTTCTGTCAGGTTCCGTTGCAGGATCCCGATCTGGCCTGCCGGGAGCTGGACCGCTGCCTGGACAACGGTCATCGTGGCGTGGAGATCGGCAACCACGTCGGCGACCGCGACCTGGACGATCCCGGCATTGTCCAGTTCCTGCAACACTGCGCCGACCGCGGCGCGCCGGTTTTCGTGCACCCGTGGGGCATGCCGGCCTCGCCGCGGTTGAACCGCTGGATGGCCCGTTGGATCACCGGCATGCCGGCCGAGACGCACCTGTCGCTGGTCGCCATGGTTCTGGGCGGCGTCTTCGACCGCGTGTCCGACAACCTGCGCATCTGCTTCGCCCACGGCGGCGGTTCGTTCGCCTTCTGGTTGGGCCGCTTCGAGAACGCTTGGCACCAGCGGCACGATCTCCTTGGCACGTCAGAGAAGCCGCCGTCGGCGTATGTCGGTCGGTTCAGTGTGGACAGCGTCGTGTTCGAGCCGGCGGCTTTGCGTTTGTTGGTCGACACTCTTGGCGTGGACAACGTGATGGTCGGCAGCGACTACCCTTACCCGCTCGGGGAGCGCCCGGTGGGCCAGGTCGTGCGCTCGTCCGACTTCCTGACCCCGTCCGATCGGGAGAAGATCATGAGCGGCAACGCGGAGCGGTTCCTGTCGCTTCCGGTGGCCGCTCAATGA
- a CDS encoding TetR/AcrR family transcriptional regulator: MTTERKRRANGEESRRRILDAAAEIAGERGYDGASIAQVSARAGLPASSIYWHFKDKDELIAAVIERSFEQWLRAFDEHDERVPELVMRIGRALMRTPDFLRLGLMLTLEKRPREASARTMFLQVRATTLERIASTIREFAPTLADDAVSLLATYAMAAVDGFFVAHEIGGDSVDLAALFELHGKVLADAVRHVSA, encoded by the coding sequence ATGACCACGGAACGCAAGCGACGGGCCAACGGCGAGGAGTCGCGGCGGCGGATCCTCGACGCGGCGGCCGAGATCGCCGGCGAGCGCGGCTACGACGGCGCCAGCATCGCGCAGGTCAGCGCCCGCGCCGGGCTGCCGGCGAGCTCCATCTACTGGCACTTCAAGGACAAGGACGAGCTCATCGCGGCGGTCATCGAACGCAGCTTCGAGCAGTGGCTGCGGGCGTTCGACGAGCACGACGAGCGCGTGCCGGAGCTGGTCATGCGCATCGGCCGGGCGCTGATGCGGACTCCGGACTTCCTGCGGCTCGGACTGATGCTCACCTTGGAGAAGCGGCCGCGGGAGGCCAGCGCGCGGACGATGTTCCTCCAGGTCCGGGCGACCACCCTGGAACGAATCGCTTCGACGATCCGCGAATTCGCCCCCACGCTGGCCGACGACGCCGTGTCACTGCTGGCCACGTACGCGATGGCGGCGGTGGACGGCTTCTTCGTGGCCCACGAGATCGGCGGCGACTCGGTCGACCTGGCGGCCCTGTTCGAACTGCACGGCAAGGTGCTGGCCGACGCCGTGCGCCACGTGTCTGCCTAA